A genomic window from Candidatus Dadabacteria bacterium includes:
- a CDS encoding HigA family addiction module antitoxin, whose translation MAREPIHPGEFLIDELREIKVTPTELSRRVGVPPNRISQIIRGKRDITVDTALRLGQFFGTTPELWINLQRDYDLDKVKAESWPEIQKIRRWQPETGSHG comes from the coding sequence ATGGCTAGGGAACCTATTCACCCCGGTGAGTTTCTTATTGACGAACTTAGAGAAATAAAGGTGACACCGACGGAGTTGTCGCGTCGTGTAGGTGTGCCGCCAAATCGCATTTCCCAGATCATTCGCGGGAAGCGGGATATAACCGTTGATACTGCCTTGCGACTCGGACAGTTTTTTGGTACCACCCCTGAACTCTGGATCAACCTGCAAAGGGATTATGATCTTGACAAGGTAAAAGCTGAGTCATGGCCTGAGATTCAAAAGATTCGCCGTTGGCAACCTGAAACCGGTTCGCATGGATAA
- a CDS encoding LL-diaminopimelate aminotransferase — translation MKWAERIEQLPPYLFAEIDRKKNELIEKGIDVIDLGVGDPDIPTPEHIVESLREAAGDPEHHRYPSYVGMLSFREAAAEWYQERFGVSLDPAKQVVTLIGSKEGVAHAPLAFVDPGDVALVPDPGYPVYPVSTTFAGGVPYPMPLLKENDFLPDLDAIPADVAKRAVMMFLNYPNNPTTVLADEGFFREVVDFARENEILVCHDAAYTEIAFYGKNPLSFLEIPGAMDVGIEFHSLSKTFSMTGWRLAFAAGNERAIAGLGKIKTNIDSGVFQAVQVAGITALRNSSVGLEERKEVYRERLEIFCRGLREAGIEYTVPEATFYVWFEVPEGMTSSEFSERMLTEAGVVVTPGNGFGDCGEGYARVSVTFDTQRIEQAAERIAKFKP, via the coding sequence ATCAAGTGGGCGGAGAGAATCGAGCAGCTTCCTCCATACCTTTTTGCCGAGATCGACAGGAAAAAAAACGAGCTGATCGAGAAGGGAATCGACGTGATCGACCTCGGGGTGGGCGACCCGGACATACCGACGCCGGAGCACATAGTGGAGTCGCTTCGCGAGGCGGCCGGGGATCCTGAGCACCACCGCTACCCGTCCTACGTGGGCATGCTGTCTTTTCGGGAGGCGGCTGCCGAGTGGTACCAAGAGCGCTTCGGAGTAAGCCTCGACCCCGCAAAGCAGGTAGTGACCCTGATAGGCTCCAAGGAAGGTGTAGCCCACGCGCCTCTCGCGTTTGTTGACCCGGGGGACGTGGCGCTCGTGCCGGATCCCGGATATCCCGTGTACCCGGTTTCGACCACGTTCGCAGGAGGAGTTCCCTACCCGATGCCGCTTCTTAAGGAAAACGATTTTCTCCCGGACCTTGACGCCATTCCCGCGGATGTGGCCAAGCGGGCCGTCATGATGTTTCTTAACTATCCCAACAATCCGACCACGGTTCTCGCCGACGAGGGGTTCTTCAGGGAAGTGGTCGATTTCGCCCGGGAAAACGAGATACTCGTCTGCCACGACGCCGCCTACACGGAGATAGCTTTTTACGGAAAAAATCCCCTGAGCTTCCTCGAGATACCGGGGGCGATGGACGTAGGAATCGAGTTCCACTCGCTTTCAAAGACCTTCAGCATGACCGGGTGGCGCCTGGCGTTCGCCGCGGGTAACGAGAGGGCCATAGCGGGTCTCGGGAAGATAAAGACGAACATAGACTCGGGAGTTTTCCAGGCGGTCCAGGTGGCGGGCATAACGGCGCTTCGCAACAGTTCCGTCGGACTTGAGGAGAGAAAGGAAGTCTACAGGGAGCGCCTCGAGATATTCTGCCGCGGCCTTCGGGAAGCGGGTATAGAATACACCGTCCCCGAGGCCACGTTCTACGTGTGGTTCGAGGTTCCCGAGGGGATGACATCTTCAGAGTTCTCGGAGAGAATGCTCACCGAAGCCGGCGTGGTCGTCACTCCCGGAAACGGTTTCGGGGACTGCGGCGAGGGATACGCCAGGGTGTCGGTGACGTTCGACACGCAGAGGATAGAGCAGGCTGCCGAGAGGATAGCGAAGTTCAAGCCGTAG
- a CDS encoding glycosyltransferase family 2 protein yields the protein MFEFIKYFCTLLYIISSAFLCIFGLHRYYLVHLYSRTKARRAAAPQGRGSLPRVTVQLPVYNEMYVTERLIRAVCGIDYPRDLLEVQVLDDSTDDTSRIAARCTDELRAAGFDIKHIRRGNREGYKAGALAAGCAQASGELLAVFDADFVPPRGFLRKTVSCFEDPEVGIVQTRWGHLNRDYSLLTKAQSVLLDGHFVVEQAARHGNGLFLNFNGTAGVIRKKCIEQSGGWQHDTLTEDLDLSYRAQINGWKAVYLPNVISDAELPVDMNAFKIQQHRWVKGGIQTAGKLLPSVLRDSQIPFKVKAESVFHLLGNFSYLFLLATIILIIPMNFLWERIWLNDLFIASVTGVALGTLAIIRFYILAVREAHGTRAREFYKYIPVALSVGAGIAVNNAKAVLEAVLGRTSGFARTPKYAVVGRKDRWRTSAYVSSKGVTTFFEVVLSVFFTFQVAYVLYMGFFIWVPFLLLMQFGFTYTAFLSIYHGS from the coding sequence TTGTTTGAGTTTATAAAGTACTTCTGCACCCTGCTTTACATTATTTCCTCCGCTTTTCTCTGTATATTTGGCCTTCACCGTTACTACCTAGTGCATCTTTACTCGAGGACAAAGGCGCGCCGCGCCGCGGCCCCGCAGGGACGGGGATCCCTTCCGCGCGTCACGGTGCAGCTCCCCGTCTATAACGAGATGTACGTGACCGAAAGGCTCATCCGCGCGGTCTGCGGGATCGACTACCCGAGGGACCTGCTCGAGGTGCAGGTGCTTGACGACTCAACGGACGACACAAGCCGCATAGCGGCGCGCTGCACCGATGAGCTCCGGGCTGCCGGTTTCGACATAAAGCACATCCGGAGGGGGAACCGCGAGGGGTACAAGGCGGGGGCGCTTGCCGCGGGCTGCGCGCAGGCAAGCGGGGAGCTTCTTGCGGTTTTCGACGCGGACTTTGTTCCACCCAGGGGTTTTCTCCGAAAGACCGTTTCGTGCTTCGAAGACCCTGAGGTCGGGATAGTGCAGACGAGGTGGGGGCATCTTAACCGCGACTACTCGCTTCTGACCAAGGCCCAGTCGGTGCTTCTTGACGGCCATTTCGTGGTGGAGCAGGCCGCCCGGCATGGAAACGGACTTTTTCTTAACTTCAACGGCACCGCCGGGGTGATCCGCAAGAAGTGCATAGAGCAGAGCGGAGGGTGGCAGCACGACACCCTGACCGAGGATCTTGATCTAAGCTACAGGGCGCAGATAAACGGGTGGAAGGCAGTCTACCTGCCCAACGTCATATCGGACGCCGAGCTTCCCGTTGACATGAACGCCTTTAAGATACAGCAGCACAGGTGGGTCAAGGGAGGGATCCAGACGGCAGGGAAGCTTTTGCCCTCGGTGCTTCGCGACTCCCAGATCCCGTTTAAGGTCAAGGCCGAGAGCGTGTTTCACCTCCTCGGCAATTTCAGCTACCTGTTTCTGCTCGCCACTATAATTCTCATAATACCCATGAATTTCCTGTGGGAGCGGATCTGGCTTAACGACCTTTTCATAGCGAGCGTCACGGGGGTGGCGCTCGGCACCTTAGCCATAATAAGGTTCTACATACTGGCGGTCCGCGAGGCCCACGGCACCCGGGCGCGGGAGTTCTACAAGTACATACCCGTTGCGCTGAGCGTCGGGGCGGGCATAGCGGTTAACAATGCCAAGGCCGTGCTTGAGGCGGTTCTGGGCAGGACGTCGGGTTTTGCGAGAACGCCAAAGTACGCCGTCGTGGGCAGGAAGGACCGGTGGAGAACCTCGGCTTACGTTTCCTCAAAAGGGGTTACCACCTTTTTCGAGGTCGTTCTCTCGGTTTTCTTCACGTTCCAGGTGGCGTATGTTCTCTATATGGGATTTTTCATCTGGGTTCCCTTCCTGCTGCTGATGCAGTTCGGTTTCACCTACACCGCTTTTCTCTCGATATATCACGGTTCGTGA
- a CDS encoding ATP-binding protein translates to MSHSYFRWQRDTLKKALETRRVLLLCGARQCGKTTLAKELVSRHIAYRTLDDPAVRQIAETDPRGFVKHSGSTLIIDEVQRAPDLLSAIKIRVDEDTRPGQYLLTGSADIQSSPGVRESLAGRIRKVRLRPLTYGEILGASPDFLDRAFRQDFRHPDRAYDRDAMLDISFGGGFPEAIMLGDTERRLWHRDYADALVERDLRDLGRIQRRDAMSELIHTLAAWSGKFMDISSIGAGLSIARSTVETYINALEALYIVERVRAWKRTDYARAGQRPRLFMTDSGLMSSILDWDRQQVRMDADRSGKLIETFMFNEIAAQVDANAGRYSLFHYRDREKREIDFLIEREDRALLGIEIKAGSAIGTNDFKNLSWFKKNIARDRKFTGIVLYSGELTGSMGDGLWAVPFGTVWNRQ, encoded by the coding sequence ATGTCACATTCTTATTTCCGCTGGCAGCGGGACACCTTGAAAAAAGCCCTCGAAACGCGCCGCGTGCTGTTGCTCTGCGGAGCGCGCCAATGCGGCAAAACCACCCTTGCCAAGGAACTGGTTTCACGGCATATCGCCTACCGCACTCTGGATGATCCGGCCGTACGGCAGATTGCCGAAACCGACCCGCGAGGCTTCGTGAAGCATTCGGGAAGCACCCTCATCATCGACGAAGTCCAGCGTGCTCCCGACCTGCTTTCTGCAATCAAGATAAGGGTGGATGAAGATACGAGACCCGGACAATACCTGCTGACGGGTTCAGCCGACATACAGTCTTCCCCCGGAGTACGGGAATCCCTCGCCGGACGCATAAGAAAGGTACGGCTGCGTCCGCTCACCTATGGAGAGATTTTAGGAGCGTCTCCGGATTTCCTTGACCGGGCCTTCAGGCAGGATTTCAGGCATCCCGACCGCGCTTACGACCGTGACGCTATGCTGGACATCTCTTTTGGAGGTGGTTTTCCGGAAGCCATTATGCTTGGAGACACAGAGCGAAGATTATGGCATCGGGACTACGCGGACGCGCTTGTGGAACGCGACCTCAGGGATCTCGGGCGTATCCAGCGACGCGACGCCATGAGCGAACTGATACACACCCTGGCGGCATGGTCGGGCAAGTTCATGGACATTTCATCCATAGGCGCTGGACTTTCCATCGCGCGCTCCACGGTCGAGACATATATAAACGCCCTGGAAGCCTTGTACATTGTCGAACGCGTAAGGGCGTGGAAACGCACCGATTACGCGCGGGCGGGGCAACGCCCCAGGCTTTTTATGACTGACTCGGGACTTATGTCTTCGATTCTTGACTGGGACAGGCAGCAGGTCCGAATGGATGCGGACCGCTCGGGCAAGCTGATCGAAACCTTCATGTTCAACGAAATAGCCGCCCAAGTGGACGCCAATGCCGGAAGATACAGTCTCTTCCATTACCGTGACCGCGAAAAGCGCGAGATCGACTTCTTGATCGAAAGGGAGGACCGGGCGCTGCTCGGGATTGAGATCAAGGCGGGCTCGGCCATCGGAACGAACGATTTCAAAAACCTCAGCTGGTTTAAGAAAAACATCGCGCGCGACAGAAAATTTACTGGGATCGTACTCTATTCGGGAGAACTCACGGGGTCCATGGGTGACGGGCTGTGGGCTGTTCCTTTCGGAACAGTCTGGAACCGGCAGTGA